From a region of the Oncorhynchus keta strain PuntledgeMale-10-30-2019 chromosome 13, Oket_V2, whole genome shotgun sequence genome:
- the nudt5 gene encoding ADP-sugar pyrophosphatase isoform X2, producing the protein MSSPPKSTTIPNVVKEEVIASGKWLKLEKTTYVDPVGNTRTWETTKRTTRQANAADGVGIIALLKRTLHKDCVVMVKQFRPPIGCCTLEFPAGLIDKGESAEIAALRELKEETGYKGEVVGVTPVTCLDPGLSNCTTQIVMVNINGDDLENTNPTQQLGDGEFVEVLLLPLDEFQREIDDLMKKEKIVVDSKVYIYGMGMSQAFFKPNELRVLKQ; encoded by the exons ATGAGCAGCCCTCCCAAATCGACAACCATACCTAACGTTGTAAAAGAGGAG GTCATTGCATCTGGGAAATGGTTGAAACTTGAGAAGACCACCTATGTGGACCCTGTTGGAAACACAAG AACTTGGGAGACTACGAAAAGGACAACCAGACAGGCCAATGCAGCAGATG GTGTGGGAATCATCGCCCTTCTGAAGAGGACCCTCCACAAAGACTGTGTTGTCATGGTGAAGCAGTTCCGTCCACCAATAGGGTGCTGTACCCTAGAGTTCCCTGCAG GTCTGATTGACAAGGGTGAGAGTGCAGAGATTGCTGCTCTGCGAGAGCTGAAGGAGGAGACTGGTTACAAGGGGGAGGTGGTAGGAGTCACCCCAG TGACCTGCTTGGACCCTGGCCTCTCTAACTGCACCACACAGATCGTCATGGTTAACATCAATGGAGATGACCTTGAAAACACCAACCCCACACAGCAACTGG GTGATGGAG AATTTGTTGAAGTTCTTCTTCTACCTCTTGATGAATTCCAGAGGGAAATTGATG ACCTGATGAAGAAGGAGAAGATTGTGGTGGACTCTAAGGTTTACATCTACGGCATGGGGATGTCCCAGGCCTTCTTTAAACCCAATGAACTCCGAGTGCTCAAACAGTGA
- the nudt5 gene encoding ADP-sugar pyrophosphatase isoform X1: MSSPPKSTTIPNVVKEEVIASGKWLKLEKTTYVDPVGNTRTWETTKRTTRQANAADGVGIIALLKRTLHKDCVVMVKQFRPPIGCCTLEFPAGLIDKGESAEIAALRELKEETGYKGEVVGVTPVTCLDPGLSNCTTQIVMVNINGDDLENTNPTQQLGKLRVTLLECYESVMIF, encoded by the exons ATGAGCAGCCCTCCCAAATCGACAACCATACCTAACGTTGTAAAAGAGGAG GTCATTGCATCTGGGAAATGGTTGAAACTTGAGAAGACCACCTATGTGGACCCTGTTGGAAACACAAG AACTTGGGAGACTACGAAAAGGACAACCAGACAGGCCAATGCAGCAGATG GTGTGGGAATCATCGCCCTTCTGAAGAGGACCCTCCACAAAGACTGTGTTGTCATGGTGAAGCAGTTCCGTCCACCAATAGGGTGCTGTACCCTAGAGTTCCCTGCAG GTCTGATTGACAAGGGTGAGAGTGCAGAGATTGCTGCTCTGCGAGAGCTGAAGGAGGAGACTGGTTACAAGGGGGAGGTGGTAGGAGTCACCCCAG TGACCTGCTTGGACCCTGGCCTCTCTAACTGCACCACACAGATCGTCATGGTTAACATCAATGGAGATGACCTTGAAAACACCAACCCCACACAGCAACTGGGTAAGTTACGGGTCACGCTCTTGGAATGTTATGAATCTGttatgattttttaa